A single region of the Paraburkholderia sprentiae WSM5005 genome encodes:
- a CDS encoding PhzF family phenazine biosynthesis protein translates to MSAHTVRFKQVDVFTSTPFKGNPLAVVFDADALDIAQMQAIARWTNLSETTFLLKPTDAAADYRVRIFTPGGELPFAGHPTLGTAHALRDSGYQPKQAGKLIQQCGVGLVELEALDGADPMHGAWAFAAPPARVTPLAEHRYEALATALRSQAIDFTAPPCAVDNGAPWLVVRVESARACLALEPDTAALAELVQSVDTHGIAVYGPHDAYGPATFEVRCLMAGGGFGIGEDPVTGSANAALAGLLNLQQRRPGARYTARQGTALGRAGDVSVHYDDARGKIWIGGPSVTIVDGTCRLA, encoded by the coding sequence ATGTCCGCTCACACCGTTCGCTTCAAACAGGTCGACGTGTTTACGTCGACACCGTTCAAGGGCAATCCGCTTGCCGTCGTGTTCGATGCCGACGCGCTCGATATCGCGCAGATGCAGGCCATCGCGCGCTGGACCAACCTGTCCGAAACCACCTTTCTGCTGAAGCCGACCGATGCGGCCGCCGACTATCGCGTGCGCATCTTCACGCCGGGCGGCGAGTTGCCGTTCGCGGGTCATCCGACGCTGGGCACCGCGCACGCTCTGCGCGACAGCGGCTACCAGCCGAAGCAGGCCGGCAAGCTGATCCAGCAATGCGGCGTGGGTCTCGTCGAACTCGAAGCGCTCGACGGCGCCGACCCCATGCACGGCGCATGGGCGTTTGCCGCGCCGCCCGCGCGGGTGACGCCGCTTGCCGAGCATCGTTACGAAGCGCTGGCTACGGCTTTACGTAGTCAGGCGATCGATTTCACCGCGCCGCCGTGCGCGGTCGACAACGGCGCACCGTGGCTCGTCGTGCGGGTCGAATCGGCGCGCGCCTGCCTCGCCCTAGAACCCGATACAGCGGCACTCGCCGAGCTCGTGCAGTCGGTCGACACACACGGCATCGCTGTTTACGGGCCGCACGACGCCTACGGCCCCGCGACCTTCGAAGTCCGTTGCCTGATGGCGGGCGGCGGCTTCGGCATCGGCGAAGACCCGGTGACGGGTAGCGCCAATGCCGCGCTCGCGGGTCTGCTGAACCTGCAACAACGTCGCCCCGGCGCGCGCTACACCGCGCGTCAAGGCACCGCGCTCGGCCGCGCGGGCGACGTGTCGGTCCACTACGACGATGCGCGCGGCAAGATCTGGATCGGCGGGCCTTCGGTGACGATCGTCGACGGCACGTGCCGGCTTGCTTAA
- a CDS encoding RidA family protein, producing the protein MAQSNVYDKLKELGIELPAAGAPAAAYVMSAQSGNTVYLSGHIAKKDGKVWAGKLGATLTTDEGKAAARSIAIDLLATLHAHVGDLNRVTRIVKLMSLVNSTLEFTEQHLVTNGASELIADVFGERGKHARSAFGVAQIPLGACVEIELIAEVQ; encoded by the coding sequence ATGGCTCAATCGAATGTGTACGACAAGCTCAAGGAACTCGGCATCGAACTGCCGGCGGCGGGTGCGCCGGCAGCAGCCTATGTGATGAGCGCGCAAAGCGGCAACACGGTGTACCTGTCGGGTCACATCGCGAAGAAGGACGGCAAGGTGTGGGCCGGCAAGCTCGGCGCGACGCTCACTACCGACGAAGGCAAGGCCGCGGCCCGCTCGATCGCGATCGATCTGCTCGCCACCCTGCATGCGCACGTCGGCGACCTGAACCGCGTGACGCGCATCGTCAAGCTGATGAGCCTCGTCAACTCGACGCTCGAATTCACCGAGCAGCATCTGGTGACGAACGGCGCGTCCGAGCTGATCGCCGACGTGTTCGGCGAGCGCGGCAAGCACGCGCGCTCGGCGTTCGGCGTCGCACAGATCCCGCTCGGCGCGTGCGTCGAGATCGAACTGATTGCCGAGGTCCAATAG